In Natronococcus occultus SP4, the following proteins share a genomic window:
- the gatD gene encoding Glu-tRNA(Gln) amidotransferase subunit GatD, which translates to MNPGDRVRVERADRSYEGVLLPSSTDQQLVVKLEGGYNVGIDREDAAVDVLEQDVYEIDGASGDEDGGSAVEFDEELPTIALISTGGTIASTVDYRTGAVTAQFDAEDVLRAVPDLAGRANYRGRVVANILSENMEPPIWVELAEAVREEIEAGADGVVVMHGTDTMQYSASALAFMLETPVPVVFTGSQRSADRPSSDNVMNAVCAVEAAKSDCAEVMVCMHASESDDRCALHRGTRVRKNHTSRRDAFETIGADPLGEVDYDSESVTIRGDHQQRGEAELALAADLEEDVELLKFTPGMDPAYLDVAEGSAGLILEGTGLGHVHTDLIPRIEELIEDGTTVVMTSQCLEGRVCDRVYDTGRDLLEAGVIEAGDTLPGTAKVKLMWALANADSVPEAMETSLAGELQTRSTPWN; encoded by the coding sequence ATGAATCCAGGCGACCGCGTTCGCGTCGAGCGCGCGGACCGCAGCTACGAGGGGGTCCTGTTGCCCTCCAGTACCGACCAGCAGCTCGTGGTGAAACTCGAGGGCGGCTACAACGTCGGGATCGACCGCGAGGACGCCGCGGTCGACGTCCTCGAGCAGGACGTCTACGAGATCGACGGCGCCAGCGGCGACGAGGACGGTGGCTCGGCGGTCGAGTTCGACGAGGAGCTGCCGACGATCGCGCTGATCTCCACCGGCGGAACGATCGCCTCGACGGTCGACTACCGCACCGGGGCGGTGACCGCACAGTTCGACGCCGAGGACGTCCTGCGTGCGGTGCCCGACCTGGCGGGCCGGGCGAACTACCGGGGACGGGTCGTCGCCAACATCCTCTCGGAGAACATGGAACCCCCGATCTGGGTGGAGCTCGCCGAGGCGGTCCGCGAGGAGATCGAAGCGGGCGCCGACGGCGTCGTCGTCATGCACGGCACCGACACGATGCAGTACTCCGCCTCCGCGCTCGCCTTCATGCTCGAGACGCCGGTACCGGTCGTCTTCACGGGGAGCCAGCGCTCGGCGGATCGGCCGTCCTCGGATAACGTGATGAACGCCGTCTGTGCGGTCGAGGCCGCCAAGAGCGACTGCGCGGAGGTCATGGTCTGTATGCACGCCTCCGAGAGCGACGACCGCTGTGCGCTCCACCGCGGCACCCGCGTTCGCAAGAACCACACCTCGCGTCGGGACGCCTTCGAGACGATCGGCGCCGACCCGCTGGGCGAGGTCGACTACGACTCCGAGAGCGTGACGATCCGCGGGGACCACCAGCAGCGAGGTGAGGCGGAGCTCGCGCTGGCGGCCGACCTCGAGGAAGACGTCGAACTGCTGAAGTTCACCCCCGGAATGGATCCGGCCTACCTCGACGTCGCCGAGGGCAGCGCGGGCCTCATCCTGGAGGGGACCGGGCTCGGCCACGTCCACACCGACCTCATCCCCCGCATCGAGGAGCTGATCGAGGACGGGACGACCGTCGTCATGACCAGCCAGTGTCTGGAGGGGCGGGTCTGTGACCGCGTCTACGACACGGGTCGGGACCTGCTCGAGGCCGGCGTGATCGAGGCCGGCGACACCCTCCCCGGCACCGCGAAGGTCAAGCTGATGTGGGCGCTGGCGAACGCCGACTCGGTCCCGGAGGCGATGGAGACGTCGCTGGCCGGCGAACTGCAGACGCGGTCGACCCCCTGGAACTGA
- a CDS encoding helix-turn-helix domain-containing protein, giving the protein MATEATFTVPSDEFPLGTVFEQLPDVTVTLERIVPAQDVVVPYFWVRGTDVDDIEAAFTIHSGVEDIRLVDSVEDEHLLRVEWAREYSGVLSALTEMELPLIEAVGTNQQWTFEIRGDDRSDIAAFQEYCRESDIPITLTKLHALTPVESETEAALTNLQQETLTLAYNRGYFESPRKITMEELGEELDVSQQAIASRLRRGIKHILGSTLPETDGADR; this is encoded by the coding sequence ATGGCTACCGAGGCAACATTCACTGTCCCGTCGGACGAGTTTCCCCTGGGAACCGTCTTCGAGCAGTTGCCCGACGTAACGGTCACACTGGAGCGGATCGTCCCGGCACAGGACGTCGTCGTGCCCTACTTCTGGGTACGAGGGACCGACGTCGACGATATCGAAGCGGCGTTCACCATCCATTCCGGAGTGGAGGATATCCGTCTCGTCGATTCCGTCGAGGACGAGCATCTCCTCCGCGTGGAGTGGGCGCGGGAGTACTCCGGCGTTCTCAGCGCGCTCACGGAGATGGAACTCCCGCTCATCGAAGCTGTCGGGACGAACCAGCAGTGGACCTTCGAAATCCGCGGCGACGATCGAAGCGATATCGCGGCGTTCCAGGAGTACTGTCGGGAGTCGGACATCCCGATCACGCTCACGAAGCTACACGCACTCACACCCGTCGAGAGCGAGACCGAAGCAGCGCTGACGAACCTCCAGCAAGAGACGCTGACACTCGCGTACAACCGCGGCTACTTCGAATCTCCCCGGAAGATAACGATGGAAGAGCTCGGCGAGGAGCTCGACGTGTCCCAGCAGGCCATCGCATCCCGGCTCCGCCGCGGGATCAAGCACATCCTCGGGAGCACGCTTCCGGAGACGGACGGTGCCGACCGATAG
- a CDS encoding ArsR/SmtB family transcription factor, protein MDSAALLDLLGNENRRRILRLLARKPCYVTEISEYLGVSPKAVIEHLRKLEDAGLIESRVDDQRRKYFHIARNLRLEVSLSPYGYASKSAYPANSSFDIATCSHLEVDVTWSETDDLEELLGTLEQLEQLENELSLAQRWVQRHVCDVLDRISETVGSGPESRIYADVLASIRSEPKSVSDLAADVDAPREVVAEILELMADEGMVRRTRRGWELVPEES, encoded by the coding sequence ATGGACTCCGCCGCTCTGTTGGACCTCCTGGGAAACGAAAACCGGAGACGTATCCTCCGACTGCTCGCACGGAAACCCTGCTACGTGACCGAGATCTCGGAGTACCTCGGTGTGAGTCCCAAGGCGGTGATCGAACACCTGCGCAAGCTCGAGGACGCCGGGCTGATCGAGAGCCGGGTCGACGACCAGCGCCGGAAGTACTTCCACATCGCGCGCAACCTCCGGCTGGAAGTGAGTCTCTCGCCGTACGGCTACGCGAGCAAGAGCGCTTACCCGGCGAACAGCAGCTTCGACATCGCGACCTGCAGTCACCTCGAGGTCGACGTCACCTGGAGCGAGACGGACGACTTAGAGGAGCTGCTGGGAACGCTCGAACAGCTCGAACAGCTCGAAAACGAACTCTCGCTGGCCCAGCGGTGGGTCCAGCGACACGTCTGTGACGTGCTCGATCGGATCTCCGAGACGGTCGGCTCCGGTCCCGAGAGCCGGATCTACGCCGACGTCCTCGCGAGCATCCGTTCGGAGCCCAAATCGGTCTCCGATCTGGCCGCGGACGTCGACGCGCCACGAGAGGTCGTCGCCGAGATCCTCGAGCTGATGGCCGACGAGGGGATGGTCCGACGGACGAGGCGCGGCTGGGAGCTCGTTCCCGAGGAGTCGTAG
- a CDS encoding DUF5802 family protein: MFEVFSRSYYLGRLYVTPTDHPRALIHDEQHERLNEEVYTTGEGVERLDAPLVMKLESHHFPVHGDASVPTNTLALPESLLEDVDVTSPPSLREVLLARRQQAEQLLTFAGWDPTDVDPGAGT; encoded by the coding sequence ATGTTCGAGGTGTTCTCGCGAAGCTACTACCTCGGTCGTCTCTACGTCACCCCGACCGACCATCCCCGCGCCCTCATCCACGACGAACAGCACGAACGGCTCAACGAGGAGGTCTACACCACCGGCGAGGGTGTCGAGCGACTCGACGCCCCGCTGGTGATGAAACTCGAGTCCCACCACTTCCCGGTCCACGGCGACGCGTCCGTACCGACGAACACGCTCGCGCTCCCGGAGTCGCTGCTCGAGGACGTCGACGTCACGAGCCCGCCCTCGCTCCGGGAGGTGTTGCTCGCGCGCCGCCAACAGGCCGAGCAGCTGCTGACTTTCGCCGGCTGGGATCCCACTGACGTCGACCCCGGCGCCGGAACCTAG
- a CDS encoding Vms1/Ankzf1 family peptidyl-tRNA hydrolase — translation MLDELLGRASLKERIDELEEENERLRKRYEAESERRSEAVTARQDAEERQNRLEDRIAQLEGELERIEADAGGPTVRRRVELRGRRLEDVLDRLRSIRTGPEGALTASLADDVPETVRTELGDVLDERVALLEDAAPCLCCVDDAGLVSVTLDPPVDPGLEPTWTDRFRLEREWFLPTGRHVLALVRADLFALGVYEGDERVDYRGFESDVKGNHSKGGFSQARFERIRDDQIDAHLERCREVLAERDAERLYVVGQRGVVDALVEEAALEPAATAAVDATGDPKEALEDARRSFWTTTLTVV, via the coding sequence ATGCTCGACGAGTTGCTCGGTCGCGCCTCCCTGAAGGAACGCATCGACGAACTCGAGGAGGAGAACGAACGACTGCGGAAGCGCTACGAGGCCGAATCCGAGCGCCGCTCCGAGGCGGTGACGGCCCGACAGGACGCCGAGGAGCGACAGAACCGCCTCGAAGACCGCATCGCCCAGCTCGAGGGCGAACTCGAGCGGATCGAGGCCGACGCCGGCGGCCCGACGGTTCGGCGACGCGTCGAACTGCGGGGCCGACGCCTCGAGGACGTCCTCGATCGGCTGCGGTCGATCCGAACCGGCCCGGAGGGCGCACTCACCGCGAGCCTCGCGGACGACGTCCCGGAGACGGTTCGGACCGAGCTCGGGGACGTGCTGGACGAGCGGGTCGCCCTGCTCGAGGACGCCGCACCCTGCCTGTGTTGTGTCGACGACGCCGGCCTCGTCTCGGTCACGCTCGACCCGCCCGTCGACCCGGGACTCGAACCGACCTGGACGGATCGGTTCCGGCTCGAGCGGGAGTGGTTCCTGCCGACCGGACGGCACGTCCTCGCGCTCGTGCGGGCGGACCTGTTCGCGCTCGGAGTCTACGAGGGCGACGAGCGCGTCGACTACCGGGGCTTCGAGAGCGACGTGAAGGGCAACCACTCGAAGGGCGGGTTCTCGCAGGCCCGCTTCGAGCGGATCCGCGACGACCAGATCGACGCCCACCTCGAGCGCTGCCGGGAAGTCCTCGCGGAACGCGACGCGGAGCGTCTCTACGTCGTCGGCCAGCGGGGCGTCGTCGACGCGCTCGTCGAGGAGGCCGCCCTCGAGCCAGCGGCGACCGCCGCCGTCGACGCCACCGGTGATCCGAAGGAAGCGCTCGAGGACGCCCGTCGCTCGTTTTGGACGACGACGCTGACCGTCGTCTGA
- the udk gene encoding uridine kinase, translating to MSIPSFVIGIAGGTGAGKTTVSRTVAETVGEAVTRIPLDNYYEDLSHLEYEERAEVNYDHPSAFEWELLRDQLDSLLMGQPVEMPQYDFEVHNRKDERVTVEPSDVIVLEGILSLFDEQVLEMLDLKVYVMTDADVRILRRIERDVIDRGRDLEGVIDQYLGTVKPMHEQFVAPTKKNADIIIPEGANRMAVDLLVEKVEAELAPGDPDADGDRTFPLEVGEGRPTRVDADSSSRPDD from the coding sequence ATGAGTATCCCGTCGTTCGTCATCGGCATCGCCGGCGGCACGGGCGCCGGAAAGACGACGGTTTCCCGGACCGTCGCCGAGACGGTCGGCGAGGCCGTCACGCGGATCCCCCTGGACAACTACTACGAGGACCTCTCGCATCTCGAGTACGAGGAGCGCGCCGAGGTCAACTACGACCACCCCTCCGCCTTCGAGTGGGAGCTGCTTCGCGACCAGCTCGACTCGCTGCTGATGGGCCAGCCCGTCGAGATGCCCCAGTACGACTTCGAGGTGCACAACCGCAAGGACGAGCGGGTCACCGTCGAGCCCTCCGACGTGATCGTCCTCGAGGGCATCCTCTCGCTGTTCGACGAGCAAGTCCTCGAGATGCTCGACCTGAAGGTGTATGTGATGACCGACGCCGACGTCCGCATCCTCCGGCGGATCGAGCGCGACGTCATCGACCGGGGTCGGGATCTGGAGGGCGTCATCGACCAGTACCTCGGGACGGTGAAGCCGATGCACGAACAGTTCGTCGCGCCGACGAAGAAAAACGCCGACATCATCATCCCCGAGGGAGCGAACCGGATGGCCGTCGACCTGCTGGTCGAGAAGGTCGAGGCCGAGCTCGCGCCCGGCGATCCCGACGCCGACGGCGATCGGACGTTCCCCCTCGAGGTCGGCGAGGGCCGACCGACGCGGGTCGATGCCGACTCCTCGAGCCGTCCCGACGACTGA
- a CDS encoding DUF1611 domain-containing protein, with amino-acid sequence MQIAILAHEKFPGRAKTALGVLRYADYDVEAVLDRDSAGDRVVDHVPDVQDAPIVAGMDDVEDVDALLIGIAPIGGGFDESWREDVRTALERGCDVISGLHYFLEDDEEFAVLAEENDCELWDVRNPSEDLTVADGVAGDVDAEVILTVGTDCSVGKMTVSMELARDAREAGYDAAVIPTGQTGIMIEGWGNPIDRVVSDFTAGAVEEMILEKGDEHDYLFVEGQGSIVHPAYSAVTCGILHGSMADQLVLCHDAGREAIHGYEEFELPSLPSYVDLYEDLAEPVADATVTAGALNTSDLADDAAARDTVEEYADAIDAPAADVIRFGTDDLLEALLE; translated from the coding sequence ATGCAGATCGCGATTCTCGCTCACGAGAAGTTCCCCGGTCGCGCCAAGACCGCCCTGGGAGTGCTCCGCTATGCCGACTACGACGTCGAGGCCGTCCTCGACCGCGACAGCGCCGGCGACCGCGTCGTCGACCACGTTCCCGACGTCCAGGACGCTCCGATCGTCGCGGGGATGGACGACGTCGAGGACGTCGACGCCCTGCTGATCGGAATCGCCCCGATCGGTGGCGGCTTCGACGAGAGCTGGCGCGAGGACGTCCGGACGGCCCTCGAACGGGGCTGTGACGTTATCTCGGGACTGCACTACTTCCTCGAAGACGACGAGGAGTTCGCCGTCCTCGCCGAGGAGAACGACTGCGAGCTGTGGGACGTCCGTAACCCGTCCGAGGACCTGACCGTCGCAGACGGCGTCGCCGGCGACGTCGACGCCGAGGTCATCCTCACCGTCGGCACCGACTGCTCGGTCGGCAAGATGACCGTCTCGATGGAGCTGGCCCGCGACGCCCGCGAGGCCGGCTACGACGCGGCCGTGATCCCGACGGGCCAGACCGGGATCATGATCGAGGGCTGGGGGAACCCGATCGACCGCGTCGTCTCGGATTTCACTGCCGGTGCGGTCGAGGAGATGATCCTCGAGAAGGGCGACGAACACGACTACCTCTTCGTCGAGGGGCAGGGCAGTATCGTCCACCCCGCCTACTCGGCGGTGACCTGTGGTATCCTCCACGGCTCGATGGCCGACCAGCTCGTGCTCTGTCACGACGCCGGCCGGGAGGCGATCCACGGCTACGAGGAGTTCGAGCTCCCCTCGCTGCCGAGCTACGTCGATCTCTACGAGGACCTCGCCGAACCGGTCGCCGACGCGACCGTCACCGCCGGCGCGCTCAACACCTCGGATCTCGCGGACGACGCCGCGGCCCGGGACACGGTCGAAGAGTACGCCGACGCGATCGACGCGCCCGCGGCCGACGTGATCCGATTTGGCACCGACGACCTGCTGGAGGCGCTGCTCGAATGA
- a CDS encoding dipeptide epimerase — protein sequence MSLETEFERHTLPLEFPFGISRGTATDAEVVTVRIEDDEGLVGVGGAGPSSHYGETPDTVAAVLPDLLAVVEDVGDPHELERIERRMRETVNRNPAARCAVSVAVHDLVAKRLEVPLYRYWGLDPEDTLETSYTIGLDDPETMREKTETALERGHGRLKVKLGTDRDIEIVRTIRSVAPDVDLFVDANEAWTPREAVRKIDRLAEFDLEFVEQPVAAEDPEGLRFVYERSSLPIAADESCITVEDVPRIADRCDIANLKLMKCGGLREAKRLIHTARAHGLEVMCGCMTESNASIAAACHLAPLLDYADLDGSLLLEEDPYDGVPMSGGEIDLGGLERAGTGAVLEE from the coding sequence ATGAGCCTCGAGACCGAGTTCGAACGACACACCCTGCCCCTCGAGTTTCCCTTTGGTATCTCGCGGGGCACCGCGACCGACGCGGAGGTCGTCACCGTCCGGATCGAGGACGACGAGGGTCTCGTCGGCGTCGGCGGCGCGGGTCCCTCGTCCCACTACGGGGAGACGCCCGACACCGTCGCCGCGGTCCTGCCCGACCTGCTGGCGGTCGTCGAGGACGTCGGCGATCCCCACGAACTCGAGCGGATCGAGCGCCGCATGCGCGAGACCGTCAACCGAAATCCGGCGGCCCGCTGTGCGGTCAGCGTCGCCGTCCACGATCTCGTCGCCAAACGCCTGGAGGTACCGCTCTATCGCTACTGGGGGCTCGATCCCGAGGACACGCTCGAGACCTCCTACACGATCGGGCTCGACGACCCCGAGACGATGCGCGAGAAGACCGAGACGGCCCTCGAGCGGGGTCACGGACGGCTGAAAGTTAAGCTCGGCACCGACCGCGATATCGAGATCGTTCGGACGATCCGCTCGGTCGCGCCCGACGTCGACCTCTTCGTCGACGCCAACGAGGCCTGGACGCCCCGCGAGGCCGTCCGCAAGATCGACCGTCTCGCCGAGTTCGACCTCGAGTTCGTCGAACAGCCAGTCGCCGCCGAGGACCCGGAGGGGCTGCGGTTCGTCTACGAGCGCTCGTCGCTGCCGATCGCGGCCGACGAGTCCTGTATCACCGTCGAGGACGTCCCGCGGATCGCCGACCGCTGTGACATCGCGAACCTGAAGCTGATGAAGTGTGGCGGCCTCCGTGAGGCGAAGCGACTGATCCACACCGCCCGCGCCCACGGGCTCGAGGTGATGTGTGGCTGCATGACCGAGTCCAACGCCTCCATCGCGGCGGCCTGCCACCTCGCGCCGCTGCTCGACTACGCCGATCTGGACGGCTCCCTGCTGCTCGAGGAGGATCCCTACGACGGCGTCCCGATGTCCGGCGGCGAGATCGACCTCGGGGGGCTCGAGCGGGCCGGAACGGGCGCCGTCCTCGAGGAGTAG
- a CDS encoding sulfite exporter TauE/SafE family protein has translation MVPVPFEILLALLLVALLSGVGCTTVGAGGIFVTIALYLLTPLSSATVAGTAHVLFVLVGVIGVVGYARSGELVGREGRALATVLAGSGVLGALAGTFLNAFVSRRLFGILLGILIVCTGILLAYRRLRGLPSLASVDAETGRGRLVFAGVGLALGTVAGLVGVGGPVLAVPALVLLGVPMLVALGVAQLQAIFISGFAVGGYYLQDAVSVVLAGLLALPIVVGAVAGWLVAHRVDPARLEIVLGVLLIPTGIYLIL, from the coding sequence ATGGTTCCCGTTCCGTTCGAGATCCTCCTCGCGTTGCTCCTCGTCGCCCTACTGTCGGGAGTCGGCTGCACGACCGTCGGCGCGGGCGGGATCTTCGTGACGATCGCGCTCTACCTGCTGACGCCGCTGTCCTCGGCGACGGTCGCAGGAACCGCCCACGTCCTGTTCGTCCTCGTCGGGGTGATCGGCGTCGTCGGCTACGCGCGCTCGGGCGAGCTGGTCGGACGGGAGGGGCGGGCGCTGGCGACGGTGCTCGCGGGGTCGGGCGTGCTCGGCGCGCTGGCCGGCACCTTCCTGAACGCGTTCGTCTCGCGGCGGCTGTTCGGGATCCTCCTCGGGATCCTCATCGTCTGTACCGGGATCCTGCTGGCGTACCGACGACTCCGGGGACTCCCCTCGCTGGCCAGCGTCGACGCGGAAACGGGGCGCGGACGGCTCGTCTTCGCGGGAGTCGGCCTCGCGCTGGGGACCGTCGCCGGCCTGGTCGGCGTCGGCGGCCCCGTCCTCGCGGTGCCGGCACTGGTCCTGCTGGGCGTGCCGATGCTCGTAGCACTGGGGGTCGCACAGCTCCAGGCGATCTTTATCTCCGGCTTCGCCGTCGGGGGCTACTACCTGCAGGACGCCGTCTCGGTCGTGCTCGCAGGACTGCTCGCGCTCCCGATCGTCGTCGGTGCCGTCGCCGGCTGGCTGGTCGCCCACCGGGTCGATCCGGCTCGGCTCGAGATCGTTCTCGGCGTCCTGCTGATTCCGACCGGGATCTACCTGATCCTCTAG
- a CDS encoding AAA family ATPase: MIVALCGPPGAGKTTVSTRVADRLEARGESVRLVHSDEFSTRTYEQLYERVAEGPEDVVWLVDATFYRREWQDRFRTLGDVRFVLVTASLETCLERNRRREDAISEQGVHVVSREFDAPEADLELDTDELSATEATDRVLEAFERWRSA, from the coding sequence GTGATCGTCGCCCTCTGTGGCCCGCCCGGCGCGGGAAAGACGACCGTCTCGACCCGCGTCGCAGACCGGCTCGAGGCCCGCGGCGAGTCGGTTCGATTGGTGCACTCCGACGAGTTCTCGACGCGGACCTACGAACAGCTGTACGAACGGGTCGCCGAGGGACCCGAGGACGTCGTCTGGCTCGTCGACGCCACCTTCTACCGCCGCGAGTGGCAGGACCGGTTCCGAACCCTCGGCGACGTCCGGTTCGTCCTCGTGACCGCGAGCCTCGAGACCTGCCTAGAGCGCAACCGCCGGCGCGAGGACGCGATCTCCGAGCAGGGCGTCCACGTCGTCTCCCGGGAGTTCGACGCGCCCGAGGCGGATCTCGAGCTCGACACCGACGAGCTGTCGGCCACGGAGGCGACCGATCGAGTCCTCGAGGCGTTCGAACGGTGGCGCTCGGCGTAG
- a CDS encoding HPP family protein, with protein MFEEFSRHYRDWRRRFRRIDLADLSPSTRRVLTIGRFQYLTAFVFVPVLIAILILVSNTVDALSFLLFPPLAAAAYELFANPGKPSSTAEGMVVGMTGGALSGWAAVTLDRALFGPPPAGTFEVSVTAAVMCVLITGVVLWLFDVDLAPSFAVALLVLLLDIPPEAYVLSVFLASSLIAGVFLVWHRRIYERRATHLYAATDGSGNVLLPLRRAGTRAVTRLAAQISAGHRSSKLLLLEPAGTESAATDGDAATSVSRLERVAEDVEPEVETISADGPSPRDGGEAATARRRAHERNCDLVVVPYETADGGLSPFVRRLFDGDVDVIAARISGPPERWDRVLVVVRRAGRIAHAMVEYARRLAGTNGRVSICTCIETESERRSAERTCAILAEAFAGPFETRVANESIETFLASNAPKYDLVCIGASTDRSRASRFLSAPTFRRVEDLDCDLAIVHRG; from the coding sequence ATGTTTGAGGAGTTCTCGAGACACTATCGTGACTGGCGACGTCGGTTTCGTCGGATCGATCTCGCCGACCTCTCCCCGTCGACGCGGCGCGTGCTGACCATCGGTCGGTTCCAGTACCTGACCGCGTTCGTCTTCGTGCCCGTGCTGATCGCGATCCTGATCCTCGTCTCGAACACCGTCGACGCGCTCTCCTTCCTGCTCTTTCCGCCGCTGGCCGCGGCCGCCTACGAGCTCTTTGCCAACCCCGGGAAGCCGTCGTCGACGGCCGAGGGGATGGTCGTCGGGATGACCGGGGGCGCGCTGAGCGGATGGGCGGCGGTCACCCTCGACCGCGCGCTGTTCGGGCCGCCACCCGCGGGGACCTTCGAGGTGAGCGTCACGGCAGCCGTCATGTGCGTGCTGATTACGGGCGTCGTCCTCTGGCTGTTCGACGTCGACCTCGCGCCGTCGTTCGCCGTCGCTCTGCTGGTTCTGTTGCTTGATATCCCGCCGGAGGCGTACGTCCTCAGCGTGTTCCTCGCGAGTTCGCTCATCGCCGGCGTCTTCCTCGTCTGGCACCGGCGGATCTACGAGCGCCGAGCGACACACCTCTACGCCGCGACCGACGGGAGCGGAAACGTACTGTTGCCTCTCCGGCGGGCGGGTACCCGCGCGGTCACCCGACTGGCCGCACAGATCTCGGCCGGCCACCGGTCGAGCAAGCTCCTGTTGCTCGAGCCCGCCGGGACGGAGTCGGCGGCGACCGATGGCGACGCAGCCACGTCCGTCTCACGGCTCGAACGCGTGGCCGAGGACGTCGAACCCGAGGTCGAGACGATCTCGGCAGACGGGCCGAGCCCGCGGGACGGCGGGGAGGCGGCGACGGCCCGCAGGCGGGCTCACGAGAGGAACTGCGATCTCGTCGTCGTTCCCTACGAGACGGCCGACGGCGGACTCTCCCCGTTCGTCCGACGGCTGTTCGATGGCGACGTCGACGTCATCGCGGCGCGGATCTCCGGGCCGCCCGAGCGCTGGGACCGGGTGCTCGTCGTGGTCCGGCGTGCGGGACGGATCGCCCACGCGATGGTCGAGTACGCCCGCCGCCTGGCGGGGACGAACGGTCGAGTCAGTATCTGTACCTGTATCGAGACGGAGAGCGAGCGTCGCTCCGCCGAGCGAACGTGTGCGATCCTCGCCGAGGCGTTCGCCGGCCCGTTCGAAACCCGGGTCGCGAACGAGTCGATCGAGACCTTCCTCGCGTCGAACGCGCCGAAGTACGACCTCGTCTGTATCGGGGCCAGCACCGACCGCAGCCGCGCGTCGCGGTTCCTGTCGGCGCCGACGTTCCGGCGCGTCGAGGACCTCGACTGCGATCTTGCGATCGTCCATCGGGGCTAA
- a CDS encoding FxLYD domain-containing protein has protein sequence MKLTGSSATGSGPIHKTASRRRFLVGVGTASGIAVAGCVGNDGGDGDPAYQEGTIDVDGEPRTAEEMSAAQGLAEQEIRVEVTPMDALELVDHEFVLEDDYRGATVQGTVENVGDERLEIVELRSRVYDDQDDQLGRYLDSTGDLDSGETWSFQVVVLESPEDLAAYDAAVFGMPE, from the coding sequence GTGAAACTGACTGGCTCGAGTGCGACCGGATCGGGGCCGATCCACAAAACGGCGAGCCGACGGCGGTTCCTCGTGGGCGTCGGAACGGCGTCGGGGATCGCGGTCGCCGGCTGCGTCGGCAACGACGGCGGCGACGGCGATCCGGCCTACCAGGAGGGAACGATCGACGTCGACGGCGAGCCCCGGACCGCCGAGGAGATGTCGGCAGCCCAGGGGCTAGCCGAACAGGAGATCCGCGTCGAAGTGACGCCGATGGACGCGCTCGAACTCGTCGACCACGAGTTCGTCCTCGAGGACGACTACCGCGGCGCGACGGTGCAGGGAACCGTCGAAAACGTCGGCGACGAGCGCCTCGAGATCGTCGAGCTCCGGTCGCGAGTGTACGACGATCAGGACGACCAGCTCGGTCGCTATCTCGACAGCACCGGTGATCTCGACAGCGGCGAGACGTGGTCGTTTCAGGTCGTCGTCCTCGAATCGCCGGAGGACCTCGCCGCGTACGACGCGGCCGTCTTCGGGATGCCGGAGTAG
- a CDS encoding plastocyanin/azurin family copper-binding protein: MNGRESTRRRLLATGGALLASGVAGCVDEELGRDEPLIGDPEPYVEVELTAENDAVSLDPPIAHVVDGGTVEWIAESGTHEVVAYHPDTHRDQRRIPDDSAPWEREVAPSSPFDRVFDGEGVYDYACRTHENRGMVGTVLVGLPAPEDQPALEPPADSYPEAASESLEEYNERVRDVLAEAHT, translated from the coding sequence ATGAACGGACGGGAGTCGACGCGTCGACGGCTGCTCGCGACCGGCGGGGCCCTCCTCGCAAGCGGCGTCGCGGGGTGTGTCGACGAGGAACTCGGGCGGGACGAGCCGTTGATCGGCGATCCGGAGCCGTACGTGGAGGTCGAACTGACGGCCGAAAACGACGCGGTCAGTCTCGATCCGCCCATCGCCCACGTCGTCGACGGCGGCACCGTCGAGTGGATCGCCGAGAGCGGTACCCACGAGGTAGTCGCGTACCACCCGGATACCCACCGCGACCAGCGACGGATCCCCGACGATTCCGCCCCCTGGGAGCGCGAGGTCGCACCCTCGAGCCCGTTCGACCGGGTCTTCGACGGCGAGGGCGTCTATGACTACGCGTGTCGGACCCACGAGAACCGCGGAATGGTCGGGACCGTCCTCGTCGGGCTGCCGGCCCCCGAGGACCAGCCCGCGCTCGAGCCACCCGCCGACTCCTACCCCGAGGCCGCGAGCGAGTCCCTGGAGGAGTACAACGAACGGGTCCGGGACGTCCTCGCGGAGGCACACACCTAG